One Salvia splendens isolate huo1 unplaced genomic scaffold, SspV2 ctg110, whole genome shotgun sequence genomic window, AGTTCTTACTCAATGAGAagcaaaattgatgaaaaaaagCCACGAGTAAAGTCAGCAAATCGAGCATTGATGCCTGTAAAACCTAATTTTCTTCCCTTTCTTCTACGGCAAAGCTACATCAAGTAATGTATGTCCCAAAATTTTAGTCATTAGTCCAATAGAACATTAATGAAACTACCAACACAGTTTCGGATTTAAGGAGAAGATGCGTAAATAGTAAATAGCAGTGGTAGGGCACAATCTTCTCACATTGATTTAGAGGGATATGAAATCAGTTGCCGCTGCAGTTAATAATGAATGGCTTTGTGTAATTAATGAATTCCGGAGTCTTGATCCCCAGTTTGATATCAACTTCACCACCTCCCAACCAGAAGAAATCTGGATTTAGCTTCACAATTGCTTCATCTAAAATGACCTGGGACAGATATTTCATCCACTTATTATAGCAGGGAGGTAGAAATGCTAGTGTGTCCGGAGCTCAGTCACGTAGATGCAATTTGCAAGCGGTTCTAGTTTAACACATGCTGGACTACCATATTAACAATACAGCAATATAAGTACTTCTAATTTCTCTAGGTTAAATTCATAGTTCTCAAGTGAGCATGGTTAAGAAAGAGGCAAGTTCAGACATTATAAATGATAGTGGAATGTCGAGGAAAGTTAACTGCAGCAATATAAGTATTTGTCTGATGTTTAGTAGCAATATTGTAGTGACGGCATAATTAGCCAACTGCCTTCTTTGAAGGAGTATCATATGCAGAATTTGTTGCCCTTTTCCTATCAAATGTGTTCAATTGAAAACAAACTTTTACTTCCTCGTTTCATTTCTCTAACAGTGGCACGATAGCAAAAGTTAGGACAAATAACCAAAATAGATGTCATGCAAACATTACTAAAGTTTTTTTTTGTCCCTCATCCCTTCATATCATAAAAGACCATTTACACGCTTTATGCCCAAAAGTGACATAGAGCCCACGTAGGGAGTAATTTGTTGTCCCCTCTACACACATGTGAGTGACACCAAATTACTCACCTCAAAAATTACAGTAAGATCAGCCTATGTTCACCAAACTTCACCATCCTACTAGTGCCTTAGGAATTGGAAATTCGGCATGTTGAGTTGATCCATTCTTACCAACGCTTTGATCATCGCCGAGGCTGTGTCACGGTCAAATTCCTACTGGCCATTCTCGGGACTCCCTAGCTTCGCTGCATATACCGCTGCTTTGTTTCCGACGTTATAGCAGTGGGAACACTTGGCAACAACCTCCTTCAATTTGTTTCGGATGAACGTCGTTTGATGTCGTAGATGTGCCGGCCCGGGTTTGTTGAGTTGAATTAAGGAGATCACTTCTTTAGAGTCCGATTCAATCCACACTTTTCTACCCCTACCTGTAACCATCTCAAGGCCGAGGGAAAGAGCTTGCAGCTCCACATCAAGAGCCGACGCGACTGTCACTTTCCGAATAAAGCCTCGAACAATGTTGTTGCTAGCGTCTCGAAAAATTCTTCCGCCTCTGCGCCTGACCGGTTCCACACTCCCTTGATATTAAGCTTTAACCAACCCGTGTCCGGCGGAATCCATCTGATTGTTTTGATGAGCTTTCTTGGCCTCTCGATCCAAGTGGTTGTATCAAAATTCTCTAGATTGTTGCATCCTTCCCACTCATTCCTTCCCAATTTACCTGCTTTGATCATGTTTTGCAAGTAAGTCGTGGTTCTTTGGAACACATTTTCTGCTCTCATCTTCACTCCTCGATGTATGTAGCTGTTACGTTCCGTCCAAATGAACCATAGAATGTGGCAGGGGATGACCGAGCTGACATGTAGCTTGTTCGATTGACATAGCCTACGGTGCCAGAATCTTATTCGAGCCTCGAAATCAATCACTCTTTCGTTCCATTTCGGTAAGTTAGGGAACCAATTTGCAGTTCTTCTCCACACTTCCCCTGCTACTTCTCCATCCAAAAACAAGTGCTCCCTCGATTCCACTCTCGGTGATTCGCAACATCTACATTTAGAAGCAAGGCTTACTTTTCTCCATTGGAGCTTGGCATCCACCGGTAGTCTGTTGGCTAGCAACCTCCATACGAAGATAGAAATCTACAGGAGAGTGCAGGAGTTCCATATTAAGTCGAAAACCGGGGTGTGTGGGTGTCGATGTCTACACAGCTCCCAAGCCGAGCTTGTGGTGAAGTCACCGTGAGCCGAGCGGCTCCATCTCAAGATATCCCTACCCCCCCGCCTCAATCGGGATCTTTTCAATCTCCCCCGATCACTCCTCTTGGGACACCTAGTCGTTCAAGTTTTCTATATAATAGGGAGGCGTTCCATTCTCCGTTAACCCAATAATCTTTCACCCGTTCTTGTCGCAAGCTCAATCTCGGGTTGCACCAATCGCTAAGTGGTCGATTACTGCACCAAATATCCTCCCAGAAAAAGATCTCTCCATCACCGAATGACCAGCTCTCTGTGGATCTTCTGCCCTGCTCTAGCCATACGTTTCCATGTGATGCTCTGATTTCCATTGAAGGGGGCTTTCGATGGTACAGCCTTACTGCAGTACCTGCGAAACATGAACTTGGCCCAAAGGGAATTTTGTTCCCTGAACCTTACCCACAATTTCATCCCGAAAGCCTCGACCATTTCTTCTAACTTTCTAATGCCCAGCCCACCTTCATCAACCGGATGGCACATCTGCTCCCAGCTGATCCAGTGTGTCGCTCGTTTTTCCTGTGACGACCCCCAAAAGTATTTAGCAAACAAGCTCTCCATCTGCATCATTGCTCCCTTAGTCGGTTCAAGACCTGAAACACATGAAGTGGGATAGTTCCGAGCGTGCTTTTAATCAAGGTGAGTCttccaccgaatgatagagacCTATGCGACCAAGAGTGAATTCTGGCTGAGATTTTCTCCCTCAAGAAGATGAACATGTCGGTTTTCTTTCTTCCTTTGAAGATTGGGACTCCAAGGTATTTGAATGGGAATTCTCCCCGTTGAAACCCCCCCACAACTTCGATGTTCGGTGCCTAGCTAGCATGTTTGTCGTCAACACAGAATTGACTCTTTTCCATATTAATGTTTTGTCCCGAAACCGCTGCGTAATGCTGCAGGCACTGAACTAGATGTTGGAGTGAAGATTGCTTAGCTTGTGTAAACACAATAACATCATCTGCGTACGCGAGGTGAGTGACTTCCAATCCGTTCCTTGACGTGAAGTATCTCCTATCTTTCTTCCCCATGATCAGTTTGTCCAAGCTCTTTGACAAATATTCTGCTGCTAATATGAAGAGTGATGGAGACAGAGGATCCCCCTGTCTTAGTCCTCTTGATGATTTGAAAAATCCGGCAGGAACTCCATTGATAagaaccgagaaccagcaagagTTAATACAACGTTCAACCAATCCAATCCACCTTTCCGAGAATCCCATGCGCCGAAGAATTTTGATCAAGAAGGGCCATTGCACTCGATCATAAGCTTTGGCCATGTCAAGTTTGATTGCAACATTCGGTGTAGGAGAACAATGTGGCAGGTCTCGTATGAGTTCTTGAGCAAGTAGGACATTATCACTCAGCAACCTTCCTTTGATGAACCCACTTTGGTTCGGAGATCTAAGGAGGGGGAGGAATTTGGCTAACCTTGCTGATAGGATTTTTGATATAATCTTATTCGTCACATTACAGAGACTGATCGGACGATACTCTGACCACGTTCTCGGGTTCTCTTTTTTTGGGAGCAATACAATCATGGTAGCGGTGAAGCTTCTCGGCATGTACCCTCCGGCAAAGAAGTCACCAACCGCTGCTACAACGTCGGCTCTAACAATTTCCCAGCAAGATTGAAAGAAAAGTGATGAAAAGCCATCTGGCCCGGATGCACTATTCGCCGAGATGTTAAATACTGCAAACTTTATGTCGCATGCATATGTGCATGTGACATAAAATTGAATTTCTCAAAGACGAGGCTAGGTGATTTTTACCGGTATATCAGTttttgtaacgccccacttttcgaaccctaattttggaaccctaagacgttgcatttattgctttgattgtcgcaattaaatgatgaatcgttatgtgattgattcgatgacctaattttgatttgaccgagtcaaattcgttgattttatgacgcggcttaaattaattgatgtggaatgaaatatattctggtaacttttttttaagggcgtgagatttaattaggatcataaataattaccttgccctttgtGGAGaaaattttcgaccactattggttattggagaggaattcttttcttggatttaattatttgttttgggataattatccaaattaaatcctaaagcctaattatcttatttatttcttgataaaaatcggcccctATTGTTTTGTTTAGGGAGATTTCAAAATCTCCTAGtttgtgggagaaggaaattattcattatgtattttgatcccttaattatttcattccatgttttaattggaatatcctagcaaatcttgccttatctattttattaaagatttggaaattactCCTTGTGGAAGAAATAAtttcacacgcctatttcctagtttatgggaggatttttatttatttttctgctccgtgaaaataccaaattaaattcgaggctaattaaatagccctAGAATTTgaaaatcctccttatttctaCCCTATTTTTACGCCAACTCCCTcccccaaatctctcccatctttatttgatttattctccatatcttctaatttaattgtggaatatttattttcctaactctataaatagagatcaaacctaaaccctaaccctagccaccactAATCACACGCCTAttccctctcccacacgccccctcccacttttcatctcctctcccacttgttcatccattctactcaagatcccctcaatttcccaagagattattgaagaaccaaggttttattcgctttctaccgattgtttcgtccaagaaaggTAAATTCAAACCTATATTCTTCACTCCTCTCCATCTAAACCTTCTTTGACTCcgtcatgcatgtagagagtgtagggaatgcagatctaagggtttaatcggtgggaatgtgtAATCGTATGTGTGAATGCATTTTGATTTCAAttggttgatgatttaatgaatcctcggtgaatgatatgtgatttcatgaaaatatgtatctaaggacccttttgagcatgcttgtatgttaaaaccatgaaaaggttgatttggAATAAGTGGGGGTAAACCCTAATTTGAATTTCCTAAAAGCATGAGACTGTGATTCCGAACAGTAAGTTCCGACtcgtttttgaccgaccaaatgaactccgatttgaccgattatgTTTCCTGAGTAAAattcatgatgtcttctatgttgtgtgtaaatttcaacccatttggataaaagatgaagttttggtgaatttttaaagttgactgcgcaattctgccagaaacatgttttctcgaccagtaggttacgtctTTGATTGACCGACTTAAAAagggtattttgacatgaaatttaaactggacgttatttgatgagtctactgctttgtcgtaaagttttagccccaacggaagtcggatgatatttaaatgatttttataaaatggttgcgcagtgctgccaaaTTTCTACCTTTGCAAAATaactatattttttaatgttttgaatggcatacatgaattatatatgtgacgagatgatgtgatatgcaaagatgttaTGCTATGACGTGATTTCCATTTGTTgttgggaaaagggaaaaattaAGGACATGCATAATACTAAGTCCATGTTAGTGACTAATTGGGAATACCTTATCCAAATGTGAAAATTCGTGCGTAAAGCGTGATATCAAAGGAAAAGCGAAACTTGAAATCTAaaggatcgaggtgggcttcttttctaccctacatttttgtgggttttcttttactaaaatcttttacgtatgactgtggagctataagggtggtttaaagcgattatcatgccgtgatttgttttaacttgcctatctgatgtggctgtgccactgttatataaatcgaattcgggtcctcgtatggccgcaaaccctacttggattagtgtacacctatggtagactgtgcgctagcgtacgggctggccggtctagtgacctggtttgcggccgcattccttgtcatgtattggcagatatggttgaggacgatggggaaaaatgactgcgcagtcgctattttgatcattggaaaatattttggtgcctcgggcatttataaagctcaaaccccgatggttacctatGTATGAcatgataatatgtactcttattaaaatgttttcggcatgagccactgagtattttcaaaagtactcagccctgcatatgttttctctatgtgcaggttgggcagcgacgagcggtcggtggtgttgagcaggaattaataatgAACTGTGGTAGTTTTTTTTGAaaccgagtgtcgtcgtgtcctcacacatgacgtcactcttctcttggatgcttccgctgtgatgttttctttacatacttttatttaaactaAAACTGTTTATGTGGGATATTTGAAAACTCGTTACTTTGAATAAATGTTAAGCCCTTAGTCCTTTATTTTAACGTAATTACTCTTGGTcgctttatttattaaacttaaattttggtaacacttttattgaaaaccctAGCCTTCTTTGAATGTCCTTTAAAACCCTTTTTATCACGATCGTCcacttttattaaccctagggggCGGTCATGatagtttggtatcagagcctcagttctttccgctctggacccaagagtctttttgagtcaaaatctatgcatgtgtaatttggctaaatgataaacatcggaagctcaacaccacaactcgtccctgCCCAACCACGAGGAGTGAGGTAACAAGTATGTTGatggaattttgatatgaactgTGAAATGTTGGGAATATTACTCTTGCATGAATGAAAGTACTTCTATGGGGATTTGAgattatatatcatgttgaaaattttgattggAATATGGGTTGATGAATTGATATGATGTGAAATTGATATTTGCGCTTATGCCGAGATGACAAATGTTGTTAAGAAAATAAACTTGTATATGTTACTCGAATATGCGTTAAGCCTATGAGTTGGATGAAATTTTATGATGATGCTTATGCGATTACACTGTGAAACAATATCTATGATGGTGAACTTGAGCATGCTACTATACCTAGTTATAAATTGGTGCAATGAATGCAAAACTTTGCGATAATAATAAACGTAGAGATGTGAAATGCTTAGTGCAAGGCAAGTAGCCTATGGGGAAGTCGGCATGCTACGACTCGACGAAACGCGAAAACACACGAACCAATAACCTTGGAATATTCAAAACTTTGACATGATGCTACTTACATACCTAAATCTTTTGCTATACATAGCCATCTTCATAGGCATCATGTTCTCAGCATCTCCTTTTGAAACTTAAACCCCATTGCTTCCTTCTATCGTTGGACTGATGCtgagttttctttgtttttcccTTTAGATGGTCCATCAGTATTATGCCCCGATGCGAAATCATTACTCCAGCAATAGGGACCACCCAGTTGAGTGCTACCAAGACTACGAGTGGGATGGGAAGCTTTTCCTTATGTCCTATGTCACCGGATTTTATGATAAGTGGATGAACGCCTATGCGTATGGGGAGCCACCCATCACGAGGGGATCAaaaagctcatccacacttTACCACCGCCTTGGGACGAGTGGACCGCTCAGGCATCTCGGTTTTTCATATGGTATAGCCCGCCTGACTACACCGCGCGGGGTGATTTGGTTGGCCTTATAGAGGTGCTGCTTCCGGCTATGACAGCTGCTTTTGACGGACCGCCACGTGCTccacctccacatatctatccgCCTATTCAAGCCCGCATGCGAAGGAATCGCTGCGACAGGGAGCCACATGTCTCCCGTGTTCctaagagaatgagactcgGGATGCGCATTTCAGCCCCCCTAAGAATCGACAGAGAGGTCGATGGGATGCTCGGGATAGTACCTCCACCCGTAGGTGTCGAGgaagaaagtgaggaagaggaTCCAGAGGAGGATCCCGAGGAAGAGgaacccgaggaggaggaggacccaAATAGAGAGAGCGTTGGAGAGACCGGGGCGAAGGAGGATAAGGATGGAAAAGATTAAACATAATAATTctggaatattttatttctatttcccACGTTTTTGATACTTTACCTTTTTGCTTGACTCTAGTTTTTCTCTTTCAACGTTGTTTTACccttttgttttgatgatgatggaACTAAGACCTCTTGGAGGCAACGTTTGATAATTCTATGGAAATTTTTGTCTTTTGCTATTCTATTGTGCAATAACTTGATACCATTTCTTATTATTCAACTGTGCAATTACCTTTTGCTATACTACATTGTAATCGTCCTTTTCCTAATTGCACAATTATTTGTGACATACTATCTTTGCTACTCGATGGTACAATTGTTTCTTGCCATAATTTGAAACCTTCCTAACCATCTCATTATACAACTGTCTTTTGTTGTCCTATTGCACAATCATACCCTACTATCGTTGTCTTTTACCATTCTATTGGAAGCCTATGATTGCCACTCTATTGTACAAATTGTCTCCTATCCTTTACTATCTTGTTGAGCAATCACTCATTTGCTACCTTGCGACGCAATTGCCTCTTGCTACACCATTCGGTGATTACTCTcttgctatcattttatgcagttatATTCAATACAGTGTCTTGCAAAAGCTCCTTATTATTCTATGATGCAATTTCCCTTTGATTTCCACCTTTCAACTATACCACACAACTATTCTTGGGATTTcgaataaatacaataataattcttgtgataaaacagaatgccgccaagacgtaacATAAGACGTGGGAACCCTGAACCTACCCCTCAGGCGATGGAGGAGAGTGTGACGCAACCCatccctccaccaccaccttctccacCTCCGGTTGACCGTGAGATCGTGAAGTTGTTCTTAGGTCAGAAACCtcccgtctttgatggaatgggagagccggccaaggccgaatcatggatacgctCATTGGAGCGCATTTTCGCAATCTTGGGGTGCAATGACAAAGAACGGTtgagttgtgtgacctaccaactaaccgagtctgctgacttctggtgggacacacggatgaagacaatgccccgagagCAAGTAACGGGGATGACATGGGAAGGTTTCAAGGCCGAGATGTATAATAAGTATGTGCCCAAGAGCTATCGGAAAGCAAAGGCGGCAGAATTCTACAATTTGACCCAGGGACGCATGACTGTGACCGAGTACGACCGTGCACTCAACAACATGACCCGGTACGCACCTGAACAAGTTGATACCGGCGAGAAGCTGGCCGAGAAGTTCCGTGAGGGACTACGACCAGAGATAAGGATGTCGTTGGCTAGTCATGGGAGACTTCCCTATGTGGAAGCACTGGCCCTTGCGCTagacattgaggcagctatgcccaaggagaaagcgaaggaaaacactactttggcactacctccaccacaccactcccGAGAGAAGCGGAAGTGGGATGGAAACAGAATCCcatatgacaacaagaggtatcAGCACACCCAGAACCAACTGCAATATGGGGGAGGGCAAAACTCATCTAACCAGAGAGGCGACTTCCGACccaagccaccccaatgcaacgtgtgcttcaagtaccactttggagagtgtagaatccagagcacccctaagtgctttaactgtggagGCAATGGTCACTTCTCTAGCGAATGCCCGAGCAAGGGGGTAGCGATGAGTTCAAGACAGAACACTCAAAGACCCCACATGCAGCCAAGGGCGCCACAAATAGAGTCAAGGGGAAATCGcgatcaacctccgcgacagCAACAACCCAACCGCCCAAGACTTCCTcctcaggctagagcatatgccttgagtcggaaacaacccaagatcgaacaagggaaccaggagaacggaaacctggcaggtatgggtAAAATCTTCGACACTTCTATCATTgcgttgtttgatacgggcgcatcgcattccTTCATATCTGACTTATGTGTGATTACTTTGAGCTTGCCTGTtaacaaatctgaacataagatgatagtgtcttcaccagtgggtgggacaatagaaatctcaCGAACATGCCCGAACGGAGAAATTATGATGGGAAGCCTTAAGATAGTCGCTCATGATCTGCAAGTTATGGCGTTTGGGGACTTTGACGTAATgttaggaatggattggttgacctcaaattttgcgacgattcgttgtaaggagagacagatatctCTACAAGCCCCGGGCAAGGAACCCACCTTATgctatggaatctcgatgaaccggcgaacctcTGTCATTTTTGCGCTCCAAGCTAGTACGATGATGAGGAAAGGACGTTCTGCTTATctcgtctatctacaaggagaggagaaaggagaaagaaAATTGGAAGACGTAGCCGTCGTACGGGAATTTCCGGACGTTTTTCCCGAAGccttgcctggaccaccgccagatcgacaattggagttcaccatcgatctag contains:
- the LOC121788609 gene encoding uncharacterized protein LOC121788609 — translated: MTAAFDGPPRAPPPHIYPPIQARMRRNRCDREPHVSRVPKRMRLGMRISAPLRIDREVDGMLGIVPPPVGVEEESEEEDPEEDPEEEEPEEEEDPNRESVGETGAKEDKDGKD